CGGACCCTCTTTTATTTGATGCAGAAAAACAACACTTCCTTCATGCTCCTCCGCTCGAACATGAATATTTTTCAACTTATCCAGTGATTGGTCAAGTGAGGTCAATTCATGATAGTGGGTGGAAAAGAGTGTTTTGGCATGAATATGATCATGGATATATTCGACAATTGCCTGCGCTAATGCCATCCCATCATAAGTGCTTGTCCCTCGCCCAATTTCATCCAAAAGAATCAAACTGCTGCTAGTAGCATTTTCGATTGCATGGTTTGCTTCAAGCATTTCAACCATAAAGGTACTTTGCCCAGAAACTAAATCATCCGCAGCGCCAATTCGAGTGAAAATCTGATCAAAGATGAGCAAATCTGCTTCCTCACATGGAACAAAACAGCCAATTTGACCCATCAATACCGTCAATGCCAACTGACGCATATAAGTGCTTTTCCCCGACATATTTGGACCGGTAATCAATAGCACATCTGAATCCTGATCCAGCAAAACATCATTAGGAACGAACTGACCACTCTTCATCACCCTTTCAACTACTGGGTGTCGCCCACTTTTGATGGATAACTTATCAGTAACAAAACGTGGACGGTGATAATTGTTATTTTCACTTACAGTAGCAAATGCCTGCATGACATCGATTTTACTGACAACTTCGGCAAGACCCTGCAGCTCTGGAATAAACGCTTTTAAATGATCACGAATCGCAATAAAGAGTTCGTATTCCAATTCGACACTTTTTTCTTCAGCTTCTAGAATCAATTGCTCTTTTTCTTTTAATTCAGGTGTAACGTATCTTTCTGCATTCGTCAGCGTTTGCTTGCGCTCATATCTACCTTCTGGCAGTAAATGAAGATTTGCTTTGGTAACCTCAATATAGTAACCAAAAACCCTATTGTAGCCAACTTTCAAGGATTTAATATTTGTTTCCTGCTTTTCCTTTTGTTCCAGTTCCTTAATCCATTGTTTACCGTTTTTTGATGCGTCACGGTACTTGTCCAATGTTTCATTATATCCATCTTTGATCAGTGAACCATCCTTTATGGAAACGGGTGGGTTTTCGACTAAACTGGTTTCTAGCAGATCAACTAATTGCTCCGGGAATTTAAATTCATTCACAATTTTATTGATCTGCTTTGAATTAAATTGGTTTAAGATTGACTGCAGTTCTGGAATTTTTTTCAATGAATATTTCAATTGAATTAAATCCCGCCCATTTACATTACCAAAAGCAATGCGTCCTGCCAATCGTTCGAGATCATAGACCGATTTCAATGCTTCACGCAGCGCATCACGCTCCATGAAGCTGTTGAAGAAGGTTTCCACAACATCCAATCTTTCTTCGATTTGTTTTTTGCTGAGCAATGGACGTTCAATCCATTTTTTTAATTGCCTGGACCCCATTGATGTAACTGTCTGATCCAGCACCCAGAGCAGACTTCCGTGTTTCCCTTTTTTCAAAATAGTTTCCGTTAATTCCAAATTACGCTTCGAGTACATATCCAGTTTCAAAAAATGTTTTAACTCAATAACCTCAGCAGGCTGCAGATGGTCAAGAGATCGCTTTTGTGTATGTTGAACGTAATTTAATAAACGGCTAAATGCTTTTACCAGCCGTTCGTCATTTAAATGGTCAAATAAACCTCTGTATTCCCCATTAAAGGAGATTTCATCCTGATGGGATAACGTAACATTCAACTTCTCCTTAAGCTGTTGCTGATGTTCAGGAGGCATTTTAGAAGATACTACAATTTCCTTAATCGGTTGATTATAGAGTTCATGAATCACTGCGTTCCATCCATCTGATACAAGTGCAAGCATGTTTTCCCCTGTTGATAAGTCATGGTAAACAATTACATAGGATCCATCTTGGAAATAGGAAAGGCTAGCTATATAATTATTCTCGCTCTCGCTTAGCATATTCGATTCCATTACTGTTCCTGGAGTAATTAATTGAACAACCTCACGTTTTACGACACCTTTTGCATGCTTTGGATCTTCTACCTGCTCACATATCGCAACTTTATACCCTTTTTCAATTAAATTTTTTATGTAATTTGCTGCGGCATGATAAGGTACCCCGCACATTGGTATTGGTTCATCCTTTGCTGCATCACGCTTTGTTAACGTGATTTCC
This Virgibacillus phasianinus DNA region includes the following protein-coding sequences:
- the mutS gene encoding DNA mismatch repair protein MutS, whose product is MSKYTPMMEQYLRIKADYQDAFLFFRLGDFYEMFFNDAIVAARELEITLTKRDAAKDEPIPMCGVPYHAAANYIKNLIEKGYKVAICEQVEDPKHAKGVVKREVVQLITPGTVMESNMLSESENNYIASLSYFQDGSYVIVYHDLSTGENMLALVSDGWNAVIHELYNQPIKEIVVSSKMPPEHQQQLKEKLNVTLSHQDEISFNGEYRGLFDHLNDERLVKAFSRLLNYVQHTQKRSLDHLQPAEVIELKHFLKLDMYSKRNLELTETILKKGKHGSLLWVLDQTVTSMGSRQLKKWIERPLLSKKQIEERLDVVETFFNSFMERDALREALKSVYDLERLAGRIAFGNVNGRDLIQLKYSLKKIPELQSILNQFNSKQINKIVNEFKFPEQLVDLLETSLVENPPVSIKDGSLIKDGYNETLDKYRDASKNGKQWIKELEQKEKQETNIKSLKVGYNRVFGYYIEVTKANLHLLPEGRYERKQTLTNAERYVTPELKEKEQLILEAEEKSVELEYELFIAIRDHLKAFIPELQGLAEVVSKIDVMQAFATVSENNNYHRPRFVTDKLSIKSGRHPVVERVMKSGQFVPNDVLLDQDSDVLLITGPNMSGKSTYMRQLALTVLMGQIGCFVPCEEADLLIFDQIFTRIGAADDLVSGQSTFMVEMLEANHAIENATSSSLILLDEIGRGTSTYDGMALAQAIVEYIHDHIHAKTLFSTHYHELTSLDQSLDKLKNIHVRAEEHEGSVVFLHQIKEGPADQSYGIHVAKLAELPDRLINRASSILEELESYEKEENAVYSNSTSQLSFFVEESKRQPKQTDKSNESVLAELKKVNLFDMTPLDAMNELNRLQKKLK